A single genomic interval of Nonomuraea rubra harbors:
- a CDS encoding transcriptional regulator codes for MSKARAWARRLRTERSRRGWSQRDLALQLSAVADRKLPEPESIVRRIRDHECGKHRPDDEYAELYCRLYGLSESALFDEEEGAADLGDEIDAIELARRAAASDVSRETLERLELAVDDLASDYPRTPPAQLLGRVRRHLEYVTRLFDGRKTLAEHRRLLVAGGWLSLLAATCHIDLRQYPAAAARLRTAGQLAGHAGHDEIRAWCLETEAWQALTEGDYQHAMILAQGAQNVAPRTSSAFIQATGQEGRAWARMGKSTETRAALHRIHRMVSPMPMPDRPEHHFRYDPAKSDAYTATTLSWLGDPAAVNYARQVLARLESAVDGGPRPRRAASARLDLALALLAIDEPGEAGYIARQALMSGLLVPSNYWRAKEVIAGVEEHGLTEAVELREVYRELYGSPSDPQRPQINS; via the coding sequence ATGAGCAAGGCTCGCGCCTGGGCCAGGCGACTACGCACCGAGCGGTCCAGGCGAGGCTGGTCTCAGCGTGACCTCGCCCTGCAACTGTCCGCCGTCGCTGACAGGAAGCTCCCTGAGCCAGAGAGCATCGTGCGCCGGATCCGGGACCACGAATGCGGCAAGCACCGACCGGACGACGAGTACGCGGAGCTGTACTGCCGCCTGTACGGGTTGAGTGAGTCCGCGCTCTTCGACGAGGAAGAAGGAGCGGCCGACCTGGGCGACGAGATCGACGCGATCGAGCTTGCCCGCCGGGCGGCGGCCAGTGACGTCAGCAGGGAGACGCTGGAACGGCTTGAGCTTGCCGTAGACGACCTGGCATCCGATTACCCTCGCACACCCCCGGCACAGCTCCTTGGCCGCGTACGGCGGCATCTGGAGTACGTGACGCGGCTCTTCGACGGCAGGAAGACTCTCGCTGAGCACCGCCGCCTCCTCGTGGCAGGCGGCTGGCTGTCGCTCCTTGCGGCCACCTGCCACATCGACCTGCGGCAGTACCCGGCCGCTGCCGCGCGCCTACGGACGGCCGGGCAGTTGGCCGGCCACGCCGGGCACGATGAGATCAGGGCATGGTGCCTGGAGACCGAGGCGTGGCAAGCCCTCACTGAGGGCGACTACCAGCACGCCATGATCCTGGCTCAAGGAGCGCAGAACGTCGCACCACGCACCAGCTCCGCATTCATTCAGGCCACTGGGCAGGAGGGCCGGGCTTGGGCACGGATGGGGAAGAGCACCGAAACCCGGGCCGCACTGCATCGGATACACCGGATGGTGTCGCCGATGCCCATGCCGGACCGGCCCGAACATCACTTCCGGTATGACCCGGCCAAGAGCGATGCCTACACCGCGACCACGCTTTCGTGGCTGGGTGACCCGGCCGCCGTGAACTACGCGCGTCAGGTACTCGCACGACTGGAATCCGCCGTAGACGGGGGACCACGCCCGCGTCGAGCAGCGTCGGCACGTCTCGATCTGGCTCTTGCCCTGCTCGCCATCGACGAGCCAGGAGAGGCCGGATACATCGCGCGCCAGGCCCTCATGAGTGGACTCTTGGTGCCCTCGAACTACTGGCGCGCCAAAGAGGTCATCGCCGGAGTCGAAGAGCACGGTCTGACGGAAGCCGTCGAGCTTCGTGAGGTCTACCGCGAGCTGTACGGGTCACCGTCGGACCCGCAGCGTCCCCAGATCAACTCTTGA
- a CDS encoding bifunctional DNA primase/polymerase, with product MTVDPIRYALAAAARGWYVFPLAPGGKEPPRGFTRWEERATTQPDLIRATWRKPYNVGVACGPSGLVVIDLDRPKPGHTPPPELERSGIRDGADLFAALCADHGQELPLETFQVRTRRGGLHLYYSAPVGMTLTNTQGALGWLIDTRAVGGYVVGPGSRVRASDGDGSYEVLHAPPVAPLPSWLAELLRPKPLPAQAPVSIALAADRHGSYLRAAIRGELERVTSSPPHGHNIALYRASVALGQLVAGGELSEADVTSWLVNAAQQVGQPFGEAARTIASGLRAGARRPRTVAA from the coding sequence ATGACCGTTGACCCGATCCGCTACGCCCTGGCCGCCGCCGCTCGTGGCTGGTACGTCTTCCCGCTCGCTCCGGGCGGCAAGGAACCGCCCCGCGGATTCACCCGCTGGGAGGAGCGCGCCACCACCCAGCCAGACCTCATTCGCGCCACCTGGCGCAAGCCGTACAACGTGGGCGTGGCCTGCGGCCCGTCCGGACTCGTGGTCATCGACCTCGACCGACCGAAGCCCGGCCACACTCCACCGCCGGAATTGGAGCGTTCCGGGATCCGTGACGGTGCCGACCTGTTCGCGGCCCTGTGCGCCGACCACGGCCAGGAACTGCCCCTGGAGACCTTCCAGGTACGCACCCGGCGCGGTGGCCTGCATCTGTACTACAGCGCCCCCGTCGGCATGACCCTGACGAATACCCAAGGCGCGCTGGGCTGGCTCATCGACACACGCGCCGTGGGCGGCTACGTCGTCGGCCCCGGCAGCCGCGTCCGAGCCAGCGACGGTGACGGCTCATACGAGGTGCTGCACGCTCCGCCCGTCGCGCCGCTGCCGTCCTGGCTGGCGGAGCTGCTGCGGCCCAAGCCGCTGCCCGCACAGGCACCTGTCTCGATCGCCCTGGCCGCCGACCGGCACGGGTCTTACCTGCGAGCAGCGATCAGAGGCGAGCTGGAACGAGTGACCAGCTCGCCGCCGCACGGCCACAACATCGCGCTCTATCGCGCGTCCGTCGCCCTCGGGCAGCTGGTTGCCGGTGGGGAGCTGTCCGAAGCCGACGTCACAAGCTGGCTGGTCAACGCGGCCCAGCAAGTTGGCCAGCCCTTCGGAGAGGCCGCACGGACCATCGCCAGCGGACTACGGGCAGGCGCGCGCCGCCCGCGAACGGTGGCCGCATGA
- a CDS encoding cell division protein FtsK, whose protein sequence is MTQNPHEPENQSGDGPLTGLNGFQFADRSATATVETAEIGGQVVPLDSRRRVRPPDEHTEEDESFDHETVAIEAETLGGPVDPPEDDAAPYTTRTIHRREPIIPATLHTWRGIRTMLVWQAKDAGYVISYHTVRTPKYAAKALRYAVPGLFGTLGRLLHWATAEEGNWALRQYAADRNDPETWLKLDKQRQRQSRWRWWILIALAVTVLIGLLVFLLADIPTWARLLAVAVAVPVLARAGRPTDKPITDRVSTGPRYRKLTAELVRRALLSCGISGINQAVSKDPNAISFPTEIHRDGPGHLAVVDLPFGVEAADVVARRGRLASGMRLPLDQVWPEPGDGHPGRLALWVGYEPASQMKQPAWPLLKDGKVDVFKPFPFATTPRMDTVNASLMFRNWLVGGQPGSGKTFALRLAVLAACLDPRAELRIYELKGVGDFKVLEPLCTEYGNGFDDETIARCAGMIRWLYKECERRSKRIAHYAQLGKAPENKVTPELASLKDSGLHPLIVAIDEIQELFLHGKFGKEAGEILEKVIKLGRALGVILLIGTQIPDKDSLPTGITRNVNTRYCMSVADQVANDMILGTSMYKNGYRATIFEPVVEAGWGILSGLGKPAARRSFEVDTDKAKQVVARAMQLRGLAGTLPEEGTQTREDAPTYDLLADLAKVWPAGESGAWNETLCGYLSELRPEVYTGWASEQLTTALKPHGVTIVSIGRRIDGKPVTRRGIRFDDLADAIAERNRRNGSG, encoded by the coding sequence ATGACCCAGAACCCGCACGAACCGGAAAACCAGTCCGGCGACGGACCGCTGACCGGTCTGAACGGCTTCCAGTTCGCCGACCGGTCCGCGACCGCGACGGTCGAGACCGCCGAGATCGGCGGTCAGGTGGTGCCGCTGGACAGCCGCCGCCGAGTGCGCCCGCCGGACGAGCACACCGAGGAAGACGAGTCCTTCGACCACGAGACGGTCGCCATCGAGGCAGAGACGTTGGGCGGCCCAGTGGACCCGCCCGAAGACGACGCCGCGCCGTACACCACGCGGACGATCCATCGCCGGGAACCCATCATCCCCGCCACGCTGCACACCTGGCGCGGCATCCGCACGATGCTCGTCTGGCAGGCCAAGGACGCCGGGTACGTCATCAGCTACCACACCGTCCGTACACCGAAGTACGCGGCGAAGGCGCTCAGGTACGCCGTCCCCGGCCTGTTCGGCACTCTCGGCCGCCTGTTGCACTGGGCCACGGCCGAAGAGGGCAACTGGGCACTGCGCCAGTACGCCGCCGACCGCAACGACCCGGAGACCTGGCTCAAGCTGGACAAGCAGCGTCAGCGGCAGTCGCGGTGGCGCTGGTGGATCCTGATCGCTCTCGCCGTGACGGTGCTGATCGGTCTGCTGGTCTTCCTGCTGGCTGACATCCCGACGTGGGCGCGTCTGCTGGCCGTGGCCGTAGCGGTGCCTGTACTGGCTCGCGCGGGCAGGCCCACGGACAAGCCGATCACCGACCGTGTCTCGACCGGTCCGCGCTACCGCAAGCTCACCGCCGAGCTGGTCCGCCGCGCGCTACTGTCTTGTGGCATCTCCGGCATCAACCAGGCCGTGAGCAAGGACCCGAACGCCATCAGCTTCCCGACCGAGATCCACCGCGACGGACCCGGCCACCTCGCGGTCGTGGACCTGCCGTTCGGCGTGGAAGCCGCCGACGTCGTGGCCCGGCGCGGCCGGTTGGCCTCCGGCATGCGTCTGCCGCTGGATCAGGTCTGGCCCGAGCCCGGTGACGGCCACCCCGGACGGCTGGCGTTGTGGGTCGGCTACGAACCCGCCTCGCAGATGAAGCAGCCCGCCTGGCCGCTGCTCAAGGACGGCAAGGTGGACGTCTTCAAGCCGTTCCCGTTCGCCACCACGCCCCGCATGGACACGGTGAACGCTTCGCTGATGTTCCGCAACTGGCTGGTCGGCGGCCAGCCTGGCTCAGGCAAGACCTTCGCCCTGCGCCTGGCGGTCCTGGCCGCCTGCCTCGACCCGCGTGCTGAGCTGCGCATCTACGAGCTGAAGGGCGTGGGGGACTTCAAGGTCCTGGAGCCGTTGTGCACCGAGTACGGCAACGGTTTCGACGACGAGACGATCGCCCGCTGCGCTGGGATGATCCGCTGGCTGTACAAGGAGTGCGAGCGCCGCTCCAAGCGCATCGCGCACTACGCCCAGCTCGGTAAGGCCCCGGAGAACAAGGTCACTCCTGAGCTGGCCAGCCTCAAGGACTCTGGCCTGCACCCGCTGATCGTCGCCATCGACGAGATCCAGGAGTTGTTCCTGCACGGCAAGTTCGGCAAGGAAGCCGGGGAGATCCTGGAGAAGGTCATCAAGCTGGGCCGCGCCCTGGGCGTGATCCTGCTGATCGGCACCCAGATCCCGGACAAGGACAGCCTGCCGACCGGCATCACCCGCAACGTCAACACCCGCTACTGCATGTCGGTGGCTGACCAGGTCGCCAACGACATGATCCTCGGCACCTCGATGTACAAGAACGGCTACCGCGCGACCATCTTCGAGCCAGTGGTCGAAGCCGGGTGGGGCATCCTGTCGGGCCTGGGCAAGCCCGCCGCCCGCCGCTCGTTCGAGGTGGACACCGACAAGGCCAAGCAGGTCGTGGCCCGCGCCATGCAGCTCCGTGGGTTGGCCGGCACCTTGCCCGAGGAAGGCACCCAGACCCGCGAGGACGCGCCCACGTACGACCTGCTGGCCGACCTGGCGAAGGTCTGGCCTGCGGGGGAGAGTGGCGCCTGGAACGAGACTCTGTGCGGCTACCTGAGCGAACTGCGGCCCGAGGTCTACACCGGATGGGCATCCGAGCAGCTCACGACCGCGCTCAAGCCGCACGGTGTGACGATCGTCAGCATCGGCCGCCGCATCGACGGCAAGCCCGTCACCCGACGTGGCATCCGCTTCGACGACCTGGCCGACGCCATCGCGGAGCGTAACCGTCGAAACGGCTCTGGCTGA
- a CDS encoding GntR family transcriptional regulator encodes MRLDPDDPRPPFQQVAAQLRAAILTRKFAPGEKLPSGPELAKTFGVARQTIQQAIRILRDDGLIVSRQGSGVFVREKTARPVGLRPHIEEAFKRSEVSIDFAGFSGETLHGAVMEALDNIRAGRLTPERISIRLLLPDTNRPWSLPCRVDNGQDEPLFRQRAEKIISRHAQAIVDSVHELRDLGLVTHASAEVRISGEPPRFKMYVINGEEAFFGYYAVAEHTVALGGEPVTMFDLMGKDTELFHFALSDGPDSTSCQYVQQSSAWFDAVWNSVAREVS; translated from the coding sequence ATGAGACTCGATCCGGACGACCCGCGTCCGCCCTTCCAGCAGGTCGCAGCGCAGCTCAGAGCGGCCATACTCACCCGGAAGTTCGCGCCCGGGGAGAAGCTCCCCTCGGGGCCGGAACTCGCCAAGACCTTCGGCGTGGCGCGCCAGACCATCCAGCAGGCCATCCGCATCCTTCGAGACGACGGCCTGATCGTTTCCCGTCAAGGAAGCGGCGTGTTCGTCCGCGAGAAGACCGCTCGCCCTGTCGGCCTACGCCCTCACATCGAGGAAGCGTTCAAGCGGTCAGAGGTCTCCATCGACTTCGCCGGGTTCTCCGGTGAGACGTTGCACGGCGCGGTCATGGAGGCGCTCGACAACATCCGGGCGGGTCGGCTGACTCCGGAGCGCATCTCCATCCGGCTCCTGCTGCCAGACACCAACCGCCCCTGGTCTCTCCCCTGCCGGGTGGACAACGGGCAGGATGAGCCGCTGTTCAGGCAGCGTGCTGAAAAGATCATCTCCCGGCACGCTCAGGCCATCGTGGACTCGGTGCATGAGCTGAGGGATCTCGGCCTGGTGACGCACGCATCCGCCGAGGTCCGGATCAGCGGCGAGCCGCCACGCTTCAAGATGTACGTGATCAACGGCGAAGAGGCATTCTTCGGCTACTACGCCGTGGCGGAGCACACCGTGGCGCTGGGCGGCGAGCCGGTCACGATGTTCGACCTGATGGGCAAGGACACCGAGCTGTTCCACTTCGCACTGAGCGACGGTCCCGATTCGACGTCGTGTCAGTACGTGCAGCAGTCGTCCGCGTGGTTCGACGCGGTGTGGAACTCCGTCGCTCGCGAGGTGTCCTGA
- a CDS encoding RRQRL motif-containing zinc-binding protein translates to MSRVRAAFWDPSGSRYSLPTYPWRMAPPHLLTLRQLAAEGLRPGGQGVQAQILWRSRRHGARGVRAAYLYDIRFALPKRPMTPAKWAALAKANAARRRCPSCGLDAGFVISRYADTCTTCYYQPASARTEEAA, encoded by the coding sequence ATGTCCCGAGTCCGCGCGGCCTTTTGGGATCCGTCCGGTAGCCGCTACAGCCTTCCCACCTACCCATGGCGGATGGCCCCGCCGCATCTGCTGACCCTGCGCCAGCTCGCCGCCGAAGGGCTGCGACCCGGCGGTCAGGGAGTCCAAGCGCAGATCCTCTGGCGCTCCCGCCGGCACGGCGCACGCGGCGTGCGTGCCGCCTACCTCTACGACATCCGGTTCGCGCTGCCCAAGCGCCCCATGACCCCGGCCAAGTGGGCGGCACTGGCCAAGGCCAACGCCGCCCGCCGTCGCTGCCCGAGCTGCGGGCTCGACGCCGGGTTCGTCATCTCTCGCTACGCCGACACCTGCACCACCTGCTACTACCAGCCCGCCAGCGCGCGGACGGAGGAAGCCGCATGA
- a CDS encoding tyrosine-type recombinase/integrase: MGRRPNGASTIYFGGDGKWHGRVTVGVKDDGTPDRRHVKRKTEAEVIKAVRELERQRDGGQVRKAGQRWTVAKWLTHWIENIAVPPAIRESTHSGYKVDVVTHLIPGIGAHRLDKLEPEHLEKLYAKIQRSGRSAGTAHHVHRTVRAALNEAVRRGHITKNPVTLAKAPVLTDAEIEPYDIEEIRLLLKAADELPRNSARWGIALALGLRQGEALGLRWTHVDLDKGVLRVRRSRQRPKYAHGCADRPCGRKPGFCPQRKQVNEATSDTKSKAGRRVIGLPDELVTLLRKHKAEQDKDRQAARQLWQEGGWVFTTATGQPVSPYSDYHEWKALLKAAGLRDGRLHDARHTAATVLLILGVPERTVMAIMGWSGSGMAARYQHVTDGIRQTVARQVGGLIWEPERSSEEAN, from the coding sequence ATGGGACGCAGGCCCAACGGCGCATCGACCATCTACTTCGGCGGCGACGGCAAGTGGCACGGCAGGGTGACAGTAGGCGTCAAGGACGATGGCACGCCCGACCGCCGCCACGTGAAGCGCAAGACGGAAGCCGAGGTCATCAAAGCCGTCCGTGAGCTGGAACGCCAGCGAGACGGCGGGCAGGTCCGAAAGGCCGGCCAGCGCTGGACGGTCGCGAAGTGGCTGACCCACTGGATCGAGAACATCGCCGTCCCACCTGCCATCCGAGAGAGCACCCACTCCGGCTACAAGGTGGACGTGGTGACCCACCTGATCCCCGGCATCGGTGCTCACCGCCTCGACAAGCTGGAGCCCGAGCACCTGGAGAAGCTCTACGCCAAGATCCAGCGTTCCGGACGATCCGCTGGAACGGCTCACCACGTTCACCGGACCGTTCGGGCCGCGCTCAACGAGGCCGTACGGCGCGGCCACATCACGAAGAACCCGGTGACCCTGGCCAAGGCCCCAGTGCTCACGGACGCCGAGATCGAGCCCTACGACATCGAGGAGATCCGCCTCCTGCTCAAGGCTGCTGACGAACTGCCACGGAACAGCGCGCGGTGGGGGATCGCGCTCGCACTCGGACTGCGCCAAGGCGAAGCCCTTGGCTTGCGTTGGACGCACGTGGATCTCGACAAGGGCGTTCTGCGAGTACGGCGCAGCCGTCAGCGTCCCAAGTATGCCCACGGGTGTGCCGACCGCCCGTGTGGCAGGAAGCCTGGCTTCTGCCCGCAACGCAAGCAGGTCAACGAGGCGACGTCGGACACCAAGTCGAAGGCCGGGCGGCGGGTGATCGGTCTGCCGGACGAGTTGGTGACCCTGCTCAGGAAGCACAAGGCGGAGCAGGACAAGGACCGCCAGGCGGCTCGTCAGCTCTGGCAGGAGGGCGGCTGGGTCTTCACCACGGCGACAGGCCAGCCCGTGAGTCCGTACAGCGACTATCACGAGTGGAAGGCACTACTGAAAGCCGCTGGTCTACGGGACGGTCGGCTGCACGACGCGCGCCATACCGCCGCGACGGTGTTGCTCATCCTCGGAGTGCCCGAACGTACGGTCATGGCCATCATGGGGTGGTCCGGCTCGGGCATGGCGGCGCGGTATCAGCACGTGACGGACGGCATCCGGCAGACCGTGGCCAGGCAAGTCGGGGGTCTCATCTGGGAGCCGGAAAGGAGCTCCGAAGAGGCCAACTGA
- a CDS encoding AAA family ATPase, which yields MTNERPSHLRLVAGDAVHVPGDHGPAPTPFRTSWTADELMSVTFPPTKWAVPGVIAEGLNLLAGPPKVGKSWLSLATAVAVAGGGKALEAIEVEPGPVLYLALEDTPRRLQSRMSKILGDKPAPRGLTLSTACETLPRGGDQAIARWLERNPGARMVVIDVFAKIRGTTPPGLSAYDADYTAMGRAKNLADTYGVAVVLVHHVRKMGSDDFLEQVSGTNGLAGAADATLVLKRQRGTADGVLHVTGRDVEEAEYAMAFQPAAGVWHLLDGPPEDHTLGETRATIVRYVRANPNSTPKAIADGTSLSYENVRKTCPRMASDGQLCVDANSRYRVPGISAHEGVPAVPGVPEPALTSTNAASHEGQTSLPAVPAVPAHEEDARQ from the coding sequence ATGACGAACGAGCGCCCATCCCATCTACGCCTGGTCGCGGGTGATGCGGTCCACGTGCCTGGCGACCACGGACCCGCGCCGACGCCGTTCCGCACGTCCTGGACCGCTGACGAGCTGATGTCCGTGACCTTTCCGCCGACCAAGTGGGCTGTGCCCGGCGTGATCGCCGAAGGGCTCAACCTGCTGGCCGGTCCGCCCAAGGTCGGCAAGTCCTGGCTGTCACTCGCCACGGCGGTGGCTGTCGCCGGGGGAGGGAAGGCCCTGGAGGCCATCGAGGTAGAGCCCGGCCCGGTGCTGTACCTGGCGCTGGAGGACACACCGCGCCGCCTGCAATCACGCATGAGCAAGATCCTGGGAGACAAGCCAGCCCCACGAGGGCTGACCCTCTCCACGGCGTGCGAGACCCTTCCCAGGGGCGGAGATCAGGCCATCGCCCGATGGCTGGAACGCAACCCCGGCGCCCGCATGGTCGTCATCGACGTGTTCGCCAAGATCCGGGGCACCACGCCGCCCGGCCTGTCCGCCTATGACGCCGACTACACGGCCATGGGCAGGGCCAAGAACCTGGCGGACACCTACGGCGTCGCCGTCGTCCTGGTCCACCACGTCCGCAAGATGGGCTCTGACGACTTCCTGGAGCAGGTCTCCGGCACCAACGGCCTGGCCGGTGCCGCCGACGCCACGTTGGTGCTCAAGCGCCAGCGTGGCACTGCCGATGGCGTCCTGCACGTCACGGGCCGCGACGTCGAAGAGGCCGAGTACGCCATGGCCTTTCAGCCCGCCGCCGGAGTGTGGCACCTGCTGGACGGCCCGCCCGAGGATCACACGCTGGGAGAAACCCGCGCGACCATCGTCCGCTACGTCCGCGCCAACCCGAACAGCACACCCAAGGCCATCGCCGACGGCACCAGCCTGTCCTACGAGAACGTCCGCAAGACCTGCCCGCGCATGGCCAGCGACGGACAGCTCTGCGTGGACGCCAACAGCCGCTACCGGGTGCCAGGGATATCAGCCCACGAAGGTGTCCCGGCCGTCCCTGGTGTCCCTGAACCTGCTCTGACCAGTACGAACGCGGCGAGCCATGAAGGACAGACATCCCTGCCCGCTGTCCCTGCTGTCCCTGCGCACGAGGAGGACGCGCGCCAATGA
- a CDS encoding WhiB family transcriptional regulator: protein MLHDVQWSGDAGANAPTLTDLLDAVLAAGPACGPDTAHLFTSTDGETSDRRQEREQRAKAICHRCPALGACLMYALALDPGEGVWAGLSLDDHDLTDDLAVA from the coding sequence ATGCTCCACGACGTGCAGTGGTCCGGGGACGCGGGCGCGAACGCGCCCACCCTGACCGACCTGCTCGACGCCGTCCTGGCCGCCGGTCCCGCCTGCGGCCCTGACACCGCTCACCTGTTCACCAGCACCGACGGAGAGACCTCCGACCGGCGGCAGGAGCGCGAACAGCGAGCCAAAGCCATCTGCCATCGCTGCCCCGCTCTCGGGGCGTGCCTGATGTACGCACTCGCGCTCGACCCGGGCGAGGGTGTCTGGGCGGGTCTCAGCCTCGACGACCACGACCTCACCGACGACCTGGCGGTGGCGTGA
- a CDS encoding HAD family hydrolase: MARSGAEAVRAVMSETRCLLLDFDGPICDIFAGLPAPTVADSLRAVLEEAGAQLPPEAHTTNDPLEVFRLSASLSGDLNRLALRTLTELEVKAAGTARSTPGATDLLERARDKEVPVAIVSNNSVAAVAAFLDRQGLSSLVEHIAARAEADPSLMKPNPHLLVQALTHIGAEPSSALLVGDSATDVEASKLAGVIAVGYANKPGKARRLDETGADLIVTSMEELADALAHA, translated from the coding sequence ATGGCGCGGTCGGGAGCGGAAGCCGTCCGAGCCGTCATGAGCGAGACACGGTGCCTTCTGCTCGACTTCGACGGGCCGATCTGCGACATCTTCGCTGGACTGCCGGCACCAACTGTGGCGGACAGTCTCCGCGCCGTCCTGGAAGAGGCAGGCGCGCAGCTCCCGCCGGAGGCGCACACCACGAACGACCCTCTAGAGGTGTTCCGGCTCAGCGCCTCTCTGAGCGGCGATCTGAACCGGCTTGCACTTCGGACACTCACCGAGCTGGAAGTGAAGGCGGCCGGGACGGCGAGATCTACCCCTGGTGCGACTGACCTGCTGGAACGGGCACGCGACAAAGAAGTGCCTGTCGCCATAGTGAGCAACAACTCCGTGGCCGCAGTGGCGGCCTTCCTGGATCGGCAAGGGCTCAGCAGTCTGGTGGAGCACATCGCCGCGCGTGCGGAAGCGGACCCCTCACTCATGAAGCCGAATCCTCACCTGCTCGTTCAGGCGCTTACTCACATCGGTGCGGAACCCTCGTCCGCCCTGCTGGTCGGAGATTCGGCAACAGACGTTGAGGCGTCCAAGCTTGCTGGGGTGATCGCTGTCGGCTACGCCAACAAGCCAGGAAAAGCCAGACGGCTTGACGAGACAGGGGCCGATCTCATCGTGACAAGCATGGAAGAACTCGCGGACGCACTCGCCCATGCCTGA
- a CDS encoding helix-turn-helix domain-containing protein, producing the protein MTVTAPDSVRLDTIDIATQEDLPLLLTVEEAAQRLRIGRTQMYQLVKTGEVASVCIGRLRRVPIECLAAYVNNLLEGSR; encoded by the coding sequence ATGACCGTCACGGCTCCGGACAGCGTCCGGCTCGACACGATCGACATCGCTACCCAGGAGGACCTGCCCTTGCTGCTCACCGTCGAAGAGGCCGCGCAACGGCTCAGGATCGGGCGGACGCAGATGTACCAGCTCGTCAAGACCGGCGAAGTGGCGTCCGTCTGCATCGGCAGACTCCGCCGCGTCCCCATCGAGTGCCTGGCCGCCTACGTGAACAACCTTCTCGAAGGGAGTCGTTGA